The following coding sequences are from one Epinephelus fuscoguttatus linkage group LG5, E.fuscoguttatus.final_Chr_v1 window:
- the LOC125888338 gene encoding histone H2A: protein MSGRGKKAAPKPKSSLSRSSRAGITFPVGRIHRLLRKGNYAERVGNGAAVYFAAVLEYLCAEILELAGNACRDNKKQRIAPRHILLAVKNDDELNKLLAGVTISEGGVIPNIQATLLPKKTKAPRDDSTAKDVQSQEF from the coding sequence ATGTCTGGCCGTGGGAAGAAAGCTGCACCCAAACCAAAGTCTTCACTGTCCCGGTCTTCCAGAGCAGGGATCACCTTCCCCGTGGGCCGCATCCACAGACTGCTGAGGAAAGGCAATTATGCTGAGCGAGTTGGCAATGGCGCTGCGGTGTACTTCGCAGCCGTCCTGGAGTACCTCTGTGCAGAAATCCTGGAGTTGGCTGGAAATGCCTGTCGTGACAACAAGAAGCAGCGCATTGCTCCTCGCCATATTTTGTTGGCAGTGAAAAATGATGATGAGCTCAACAAACTGCTGGCAGGGGTCACGATCTCAGAGGGTGGTGTCATCCCAAATATCCAGGCAACCCTTCTTCCCAAGAAGACCAAGGCGCCCAGGGATGACAGTACAGCTAAAGATGTTCAGTCTCAGGAGTTTTAA